A region of the Esox lucius isolate fEsoLuc1 chromosome 10, fEsoLuc1.pri, whole genome shotgun sequence genome:
AGCCTTAAATGGCCTTTATATTTACAGggaaaaataattataacatgATATAAGTCCCTATTTCTGTAAAAtgaaagctttatttttgtgtatttttctatttagaGCTTTAGTCTGCTCTAGCAAAGTGCACAAAGTACCCCCTCTGCACAGTGGGTGTATTGCGGCTTATTTCTGCTAAAAGTACAAAAAGCTGTGCTTATAATAGTACCATCTGAAGGTCAAAAATGGTAGCAGACACTGCAGATGAGAAAGAATAACTACTCAACAAATATTTGGGCTTTAAGGCATTCTAAGCTTGTGttatatttaacattattttttctcagtttttttACATACCCTTTCAGATCTCTGAACTGTCTTGTCTCCTGGAATGACAAGCTATAAAATATCCCATCATTGTCTTCTTTGATTTTATCttttgatcaatcaatcaaccaaccAAGTGATCAACATGATTTCCAGTACACAAATGTACGTGTTACTTTTGCTTTGCATAAAGACACATTTCCAACACactaattattttgtaaatacatACTATTAGGCAGAGTAGTACTTGAGAAAAAGGGATGCTGCAGCCCTGATGTCATAtaaaaaaagcactttgtgagcTGCTGTAAAGGTTTAAGCAAGAAAACATTGATCTTTCTGGAAGTGACATTCATATAAAGTTAGCTGCTTCCAGATTATAGATCTCCAGGTTTGCATCCCAAATATGACCCCATTCCTCACATGGCGCATTTGTTTTTACCAGGGAGAGGTGGGCCATTTTTAATAGAACCCTAGAAGACAGAAGTgcacaatatttatatttctaGCAGTTACTTCCACTAGACGCCGTTTATATGCCTTCAAGGACAGCACTTATGGGTTTAGATGAATGGAGTTACTTccctgttatttgtttttttagccTGTCTTTAAGTTGCTTTACGTGGATCttcattaataatgtatttgaaAGCATTAACACGGTCCATCTCCATACAACCAAATAATAAATCTTGGTTTGACTTCAAGGTTTTCATCTACACGGCCGGTCTGTATTTACCTTGTGTGACCTGGGCTTGGAAATAAGTCATGCAAGACTGTTTGTAaggatgttattttcttttttaaaggcCTCATATAGTCAGTTTTAATGTAAATCCCTGAATTAAATGTTCCGGTAGaacaacaaacatgtttttcaaaatggccccctattccctaaacaGTGCTTTAGTAAATATGGCATAAAGTGAACAGAACTACAACTGGAGGACACAGTAACGTTCACGTTTGGGTGAACAAATTCACAAGTACTTCTTTTTCCTCTTTCCCCATTGGCTACTGTAGTCCTGGGTTCTGTCCAGAATGGCAGTATACTGTGTAGTATACTCCCAAACCCCACGGGATGtagaatagggtgtcatttgatCCACCCGTTTATCTCTCTATAGTAAGAAGACGTCTCTTTCATCAGCGGCTCAACTTAATCTTGACAAGTAAAAtcaaaccaatcaatcaaatccaaAGCGATTGTACTCTTGGGACTTTTGGCCCACATTATGTCAtggacaaaaccttttttttttttcaaaagcaaaAAATTAGAAAAATGTACAGTTATTTACTTATGAACAGAATATAtgtgattaaaatgtattagaaataaaatgtttccttttttgttGCAGTTGAGTGATTGTGTGAAAATGCTTTGGTACTACATACAAGATATACTCTATACAAAACATCCCATCATTTTATTCATAATAAACCCTCCTCGGTATTCACGCTGAACCCTCCTCGGTAATCACGTTGAACCCTCCTCGGTAATCACGTTGAACCCTCCTCGGTAATCACGTTGAACCCTCCTCGGTAATCACGTTGAACGCTCCTCGGTAATCACGTTGAACGCTCCTCGGTAATCACGTTGAACCCTCCTCAGTATTCACGCTGAACCCTCCTCTGTATTCACGCTGAACCCTCCACGGTATTCACGCTAAACCCTCCACGGTATTCACGCTAAACCCTCCACGGTATTCACGCTGAACCCTCCTCGGTATTCACGCTGAACCCTCCACGGTATTCACGCTGAACCCTCCTCGGTATTCACGCTAAACCCTCCTCGGTATTCACGCTAAACCCTCCTCGGTATTCACGCTAAACCCTCCTCGGTATTCACGCTGAACCCTCCTCTGTATTCACGCTAAACCCTCCTCGTTATTCACATTGAACCCTCCTCGGTATTCATGCTGAACCCTCCTCGGTATTCATGCTGAACCCTCCTCGGTATTCATGCTGAACCCTCCTCGGTATTCACGCTAAACCCTCCTCGGTATTCATGCTGAACCCTCCTCGGTATTCACGCTAAACCCTCCTCAGTATTCATGCTGAACCCTCCTCGGTATTCACGCTAAACCCTCCTCGGTATTCATGCTGAACCCTCCTCGGTATTCATGCTAAACCCTCCTCAGTATTCATGCTGAACCCTCCTCGGTATTCACGCTAAACCCTCCTCGGTATTCACGCTAAACCCTCCTCGGTATTCATGCTGAACCCTCCTCGGTATTCACGCTAAACCCTCCTCAGTATTCATGCTGAACCCTCCTCGGTATTCACGCTAAACCCTCCTCGGTATTCATGCTGAACCCTCCTCGGTATTCATGCTGAACCCTCCTCGGTATTCAAGCTTAAACTTCCTGAAAAACTATTCAAAactcacactcacatacatacatacatacatataaaacACCCCCCATACTCCTTTATATATACTAAACACTCCTCTACACACATCTTTTGAGGCTTTCAAAGTCAACACAAACCTGTTCACGGCATCAGAAGCAAATTTATTTCCATACAGAGTTGAAGCAGCAATGAGACAGATGACCGCTGAAATGCTGATGTTAGTGGCATTGACCCCCGAACACCATCAGCCAACCGTTGATGGTAAAACACCCCGCCACATACAGTCTTAGAGCAAGGACCCGCACAACGAGGGGCAACACGGCCGACAGAGATGGTAAGTACGGCACAGATCGCACCACATTCTAGGTGACAGATCTATGTCCATTCTCTACACACATTTGTACATGAACTGTGGCGGTAGAGTCCAAGTCTGGCGACTGCTCACAACCGGGCCCTTGGTTCATGACAGCAACCAACATGGCTCAATAGTGTCCACAAATCATTTCCCAAACGCCTCACTGATATCAATAGTAAATATACAGGTTTTTGAAAACACATATTGCTGTGCTCTTCTGATAATAGTATTAATGGCAGAATGATTATTACTCCATGTGAGTAGCGAATaacggtgtgtgtgttctagctGATGTTGCCTCCCTTTAATGTTTTGCAAGTGATGTTTCCCAGTTTGGTCATCAGATGTTTGTCCTGCCACTGGGCTACACAGTCCGCAGACACCTTCAGGTCCACCTGGGGATAGAGAATGACACCATCAGTACACCGTGAGAGACTGACCATGACACCATCAGTACACCGTGAGAGACTGACCATGACACCATCAGTACACCGTGAGGGACTGACCATGACACCATCAGTACACCGTGAGAGACTGACCATGACACCATCAGTACACCGTGAGAGACTGACCATGACACCATCAGTACACCGTGAGAGACTGACCATGACACCATCAGTACACCGTGAGAGACTGACCATGACACCATCAGTACACCGTGAGAGACTGACCATGACACCATCAGTACACCGTGAGAGACTGACCATGACACCATCAGTACACCGTGAGAGACTGACCATGACACCATCAGTACACCGTGAGAGACTGACCATGACACCATCAGTACACCGTGAGAGACTGACCATGACACCATCAGTACACCGTGAGAGACTGACCATGACACCATCAGTACACCGTGAGAGACTGACCATGACACCATCAGTACACCGTGAGAGACTGACCATGACACCATCAGTACACCGTGAGAGACTGACCATGACACCATCAGTACACCGTGAGAGACTGACCATGACACCATCAGTACACCGTGAGAGACTGACCATGACACCATCAGTACACCGTGAGAGACTGACCATGACACCATCAGTACACCGTGAGAGACTGACCATGACACCATCAGTACACCGTGAGAGAGGTGAGGGGCCCAGACAGACCTGTAGCTTCTCCCAGACCTTCTTCTTTGGGTTGAGTTTGTCGTCCGGCTTGCCAGTCTCGTACCCTTCAACGTACACCCGGTCTCCCGGCGCCGACCCCTCCGGAGGGTCAAGAGGCTCCACCCTCCTGGGATCTCCTTCACTGGGACAACAGccgaacagagagaggagagtcaaAGAGCTGCAAGCGGCTGGGGAAATGGGCCAGATGTGTTTGGTGGGTGTGTGGGACCAAAACCCAAACCAAACCCCTCCGCCCTGTTAACACCAGAGAGTATAAGACCAGTATAAACAACATGGGGACAATTCCACCTAGCCAATCAAAGGACAAGGTGTAGCTGTTACCATAGTGATTACACCCGTCACATCAAAAGGATGTAGCAGAGCTTAGGGGTTGATTTGGGATTGGGCGACACACCAGAGAATACAGAGAGAGGGTCAAGAAAAtacagagagaggtggagagagaaaaatgtaatcagggagagtgagaggatgAGGATGAAGAAGAGGGAGTGGGGAAGGGGATGAAGACACTCACATGGAGGCACAGAGCAGCATGGCCTGAGACTCCACCCCCCTCATCTTTTGGGGCTTCAGGTTGCAAAGCAACAACACCAGCCGGTCCTGCAGGGCCTCCTGGGAAACGTAGGCCACCAGGCCGCTGACCACCGTCCTTGGCTCCGCCTCTCCCACGTCTATCTTCTCCAGGTACAGCGAATCAGCATCCGGATGCTGAGGGAGTGAGACCAATCAGTTAAGTGGGGGCGGGAAAATTGTCTGAATCCCAAATAACCATTTAGCCACTTCAGAAGTGATGGCTTTAAATAGCCTAGGCAATATGGTATTCGTTTCATCTTGCCCTATGACAGGAATTTTCACTTCACTGCTTTCCAATTAAATCTTTTCAGTTCTAACCACTTGGTTCGTCGGGAGGAGCTATGATCAAAGGGACTTCCTGGTTTAAACAATAAAAGAACCAGTGAATGAGCACCTTCTCCACGCTGATGACCTTGCCGACCCTAATGTCCAGTCGAGAGGGAACCAGCTCGTCGTCCTCAGCTGCTTTAGGGTTGCCCTTCCCTGGTCCCTCTGACAGGGAAACACACAATGACGTTAGCAATTCTACTGGTAGTCAGGGTAACATTAGGTATTGTGCTGATAGAGGACAAAGGTCatgggtcaggagaacagttAGGACACCACAGGTTTAGGGGTGGCGACAGGGAGGGGTACCCACTGTTCTTCGAAGGGTCTGGGTAAGCGAGGTTGGTAAGCTTGCGGAGCTCCGGTGATTCAAACTTCTTCCTGATTGGGTCCAACAGCTTGTTTAGGGCCACCTCCACAGACGCTTTCAGGTCACCAGGATGGATCAGCTAGAAGACAGAGGTAAAGGAAGCAAAAGGTCACACCAATGCACGAAAGGTCAACAACGGCGGTCAAACAGCAACAGTGTGACATACCTCTTCAGAAAACTCTTTCTCCACTTCCTCAAAGTTGGTGTAGATTTTGTCTCCGCCAAACTTGGGGTCCCTTTTGATGGAGAACTCTGAAACAGATTCAAGGCAAACATGCATACTTCTCCTGTCCTAGTCGGTGCTTTGTACTGGATTCAGGTTGGACTAGAGGGTCTGAACACGCTTGATgaaagggaagaggagagggaatgaaaagagagggaagagatggaaggagacagcgaaaaggagagagggatgaagagaacTGGAGGCAGGATAGAAGAGAGCGAAGAGAGGAGCAAGGGTGAAACTCACCTCCAGCTAGTGGGAACAGGACATGTTTAACGAAAGACAGGACTCCGTTGTTCTCGATGTTGCCTGGTTCACAGAACGCCTTCTTCAGCTTCTTCTTGACATCCTCCTTCCTGTCCAAAAGGTCGATTTTAGACTCCTGCACAGGTCAACAGGAAACACAGAGAAGGTCATCAGGCACCAGAGAAACATTAACAGTTTGTACATGCTCCCCATTTATCACCTTCAAAGAACATTCCAATCCAAAATGAATCCACACCAGTACGGATTAGTCCCCAAAAAATCCACATCAGTATGGATTAGTCCCCAAAAATCCACATCAGTATGGATTAGTCCCCAAAAAATCCACACCAATACGGATTAGTCCCCAAAAAATCCACACCAGTACAGATTAGTCCCCAAAAATCCACATCAGTATGGATTAGTCCCCAAAAATCCACATCAGGATGGATTAGTCCCCATAAATGTTACTGTCAAGACAATGAGGAAGATCTGAATGCGTTCTAACAGTTAAAAGGATACAACCGGGTCACCCACCTCCTCTGAAGAGCTCATCTTTGACCCAGTTAGACCAGGTACCATGGGATTCATCAAATGGGAACGCTTAGCGTATCCCAGAGTGGGAAGGTACTGGAGGACGGAGAGCAGAATGGAGAAGAGAGGGgttggagagggaaagaaagggtTGATACAACGAGaaaaagatggagaaagagaaacagattggacagagcgagagacagagtaTCAAAACAAATCCATTATCCTAAACTTACAGATCACAACCCTTTCTTCATTTCCCAGTCGActaattatttaattgaatctAAAAACAGCTCTCTCTACGATAGGACAGTGCAAGAACATGTCACAGGTTATTGGGAGGTTAAGGTTGAAGTTATGGAGGTTGAGATTACCTTCTCTGCCAGGGTAAAGATCTTCCTCTGATCCACTCCACCAAACTGGGCATCTACTTTCAGATACTCTTCATCCAGAGCCTAAGAGGCCACAGCGATATAGGGGTTAAATACTCTACTAGGTATGTTGCAacaatgttattattgttacaACCCTGCAATGTGTGTTATAACTATGTTATCACTGTCTAAAAGGTACATTATAACAATGATTCAATGGCACAACTACAACATTACAAGGTCCATTCTGGCCACATGATCATCCACCTGAAATGTCCTTCCACTGGAGAAGTCCCACCTCACCAGGCAGTTATTGGTTCAGAAGACAAAATGATGTTATTACCTGAAGCCCCGGGTAGAGGAGCCCACTCAGCAGAGGATGATCCACTTGTTTGACCACTTCAGCTCCAGCCTTCTTGGCATCGTGTTCTGTTACCATTGACGACAATCGGTACACATCCAGAGTGTActctctgggggggggggggggcaggggcaGTTGAGCAGTTCAATCATATACTTTTATCTTACAGCCCGTAAATTACAATAAGCTTCTGTCATACACCAGACACAGCAGAGGCATGAGACACCCACCATTTTCAACAAACGCCTGTTTTGTAGGCATAAGcatgttttcaaaatacagAAGGGCAGGGTAAATTCGCCCTATAGACCAGTAGACTGGTTACTCACTTCCAGAGAGAGAAGGCTGGGTCATGCAAAGATGTAAGATCGGGGGCACTCATTTAGAGGACTGCTTAATCAGTGCAGAAGAGaacctgttttctttctctctcattaaGTCAAGtattttgggggaggggggggttcaGGCATTTCGTCAACAACTGCCAGGCTATTTCATGTTAGTACCCGAGTCAACTGAGATTACTTGACAGCTGACCTGCTGAGCTGGTACTCTGTCCCCTTGATGAACTTCAGTTTGTCCAGAGGCACCCCGATGCTCTCCAGCATGGCCTTGATGACCTGCTCATAGTACTGAACCCGGAGCGCCAGCAGCTCCCAGGGGGCCTTCATGTTGTCCAGGAACGCATGCAGATCCGCAAAGAGGATGGTGACCTGGGGTTGGGCCGACAGGAGAGTTAGACCGTCGTAGGCAGGCAGTGACAAACACACCCCATCAGGCCTGCTAACGTGATGGGTAACTGAGGGAGGGGGGCTCTGCAAAACAGTTAGGCTGCATTGAAAAGCCTttagtgccccccccccctcacctttTAATGTAATCGAGTACCCTCGATTACAGCACCGCTAACGGTGGGAAGAGCCGTATTAACCCTGGGGAAATCACTCAGAGAGGGAGATCTCACCTCACACCCGGCCTTGAGGAAGTCTGCGATCTTGGACATGGGAACAAAGTACGCTACGTGGGGTTTTCCTGTGGTGGCTGTTCCCCAGTACACCTTCAACTCCCTCTCGGCCAAGACCTGCTTAATCTTCTCCTCTCCGAGCACCTCCTAAAACATCACAAACACGCATTAGATTGAGCCATTCGGGAACAACCAGAGAGAAGTGAAGAAAGAAACGTTGGTTGTACCTGAAGGTTCCGAGTGATGAGGTGCAGTTTCTCATCTGGACTCAGCTGTTCTCCCATGATGTCTAGCTCCAACATTGAGCAGTGGAAGTatgagaagagaggagaggacattcaagtataaaaaaaataatttgcctttGTATCACAAAATAATACTGGGTTTCTTGACAGTCAAAGGGGTAATAATTTAGACGGGAATCGAAGTTCGGGACCTGAAAATGCTAATTACCTACGCCAGCTAGGTAACCGTTCGCAGCTATTTAAACACCATACAATGAGTATTCGTAATCCATAACCGCTACCAGAGCAAAGAGGGGTTGGAGTTTAATGACACGTTGAGATTGAATGGACCATCCATGCTAATAGTTAGCATTCGGCTAACCATATGTATCGAAATGGCTGGCTTAAACATAATCGAGCAAACACTTGAGCGATTTAAACTTAGGTCAATCGACAGAAAGGCATACATTAGACGTCCATATTACCTTTTGCGTTACCGTATTAAAACGTGTGGCCGTTGTTGAGGGGTAAAAACCGGGTGGACCTGTCAATGTATTGCATCAGCGCAAAGTGGACATCTGCGATCGACTCAACCAGCCAACTGCAATTCGAGCTAATCGAACTCAGAGACATTGATTAAACGGCTTTCTCCAATTGCCACCAGGTGGCGTATGTCGCTTCCTAAGTGAAACCTGGGGCATCGTCTTATTCTCCACTCAAAAAACAGATGGAGGATAAAACAGGCAAGCAATATGTTGGAATCAGTTCTGTCTGAAAATGCTGGAAGACGTCAACCGCATGAATGGGAAAAGCCGCAACAGTCCTGGGTGGTTCCTCTAGcacttcagcactcactggcgTATCGTAGTTTCGGTAGGTCCCCTGCAAGATAACCAACGACGGGGCGGACGCGTTTAGGGACTACGGACGGACGACGCAGGTGGCTGCGGGGGTATCCGGTACGCCAGTGATTGCACTCAGCGTACTGCAGTCCTGCTTTGAAGCTAAGCAGAATCGGTTGCTGGATGGGCGACCATATGATGCTGTGTATTTGTATTGGGCCAGTAGGGTGCGGTCTTTTCTTTGGTATATTTCGATctataatgtaaaaatacattacaggcaaaaataaataaataataagacaaataaataacataaaacatataCATGTAGACATTACAAACATAAGAAGGCAGGAAAAAAGTAGTGTTTGTGTCTTCACAGCCATTTACTTTGAGGTTTTGTTTAACATGTTTTCTTAAACTTAAATGTTACTATTCACTTAAGTTTATTGAAGTGGAAGAGAAGCCCATGTTGTCTTGTCTCTATATTATTCTGTGTCTTTCTTTGCTTTTCTTCCAGGCTTGGGAATGTGAAGAGATCTTCATACCCCAGGATATGATTACTCCCCAAGAGAGAGTTTGGGTGATTGCCCTCTCTTGGCAGTGATTACTCTTCCTGGAGTCCAAACACAATTCACAATTATATCAGAATCAAAATCACTTTTACTTTACAAGTACATTTAATAAGAATTGTACACAGAAAACCAACAAAATCCATTCTAATGCATACTAATGTCTGTATCTCTTCAGTCATACTAATATCAT
Encoded here:
- the yars1 gene encoding tyrosine--tRNA ligase, cytoplasmic — translated: MGEQLSPDEKLHLITRNLQEVLGEEKIKQVLAERELKVYWGTATTGKPHVAYFVPMSKIADFLKAGCEVTILFADLHAFLDNMKAPWELLALRVQYYEQVIKAMLESIGVPLDKLKFIKGTEYQLSREYTLDVYRLSSMVTEHDAKKAGAEVVKQVDHPLLSGLLYPGLQALDEEYLKVDAQFGGVDQRKIFTLAEKYLPTLGYAKRSHLMNPMVPGLTGSKMSSSEEESKIDLLDRKEDVKKKLKKAFCEPGNIENNGVLSFVKHVLFPLAGEFSIKRDPKFGGDKIYTNFEEVEKEFSEELIHPGDLKASVEVALNKLLDPIRKKFESPELRKLTNLAYPDPSKNKGPGKGNPKAAEDDELVPSRLDIRVGKVISVEKHPDADSLYLEKIDVGEAEPRTVVSGLVAYVSQEALQDRLVLLLCNLKPQKMRGVESQAMLLCASIEGDPRRVEPLDPPEGSAPGDRVYVEGYETGKPDDKLNPKKKVWEKLQVDLKVSADCVAQWQDKHLMTKLGNITCKTLKGGNIS